A single genomic interval of Acidobacteriota bacterium harbors:
- a CDS encoding AAA family ATPase — protein sequence MSRNVQHFASTLLESVGRRMYGLEEVTRLCLCALYSGGHVLLEGNPGLGKTDLIKNLGRLLALPFGRIQFTPDLMPADITGTLMPDAGGQLVFRPGPVFTSLLLADEINRATPKTQSAMLEAMAEKQVTVLGEKRLLERPFMVLATQNPIDMEGTYNLPEAQADRFMFKILMPVPGAGVLRRIVGKRAGRNARGEIIVPLGEPEEEKPAALPRDLEDSRRKYQELRRLIHDMAPLPALEEHVANLFLASNHRLSEASGLDKRQSERLAKLGQLLLYGLGPRAGIDLMRGAKAYALLFREGAETAEGIDLVKVARPALRHRALLDLDWDERYRQLTRQPETRESHLRERLLADFIYHAAPSTAGYRDTLRSDPDLRRYIGEEQW from the coding sequence GTGAGCCGCAACGTGCAGCACTTCGCCTCCACCCTGCTCGAGTCGGTGGGACGGCGCATGTACGGACTTGAAGAAGTCACCCGGCTCTGCCTGTGCGCCCTTTACTCGGGCGGCCACGTCCTCCTGGAAGGCAATCCGGGGCTGGGCAAGACCGACCTCATCAAGAATCTGGGACGCCTGCTGGCGCTGCCCTTCGGACGCATCCAGTTCACGCCCGACCTGATGCCCGCCGACATTACCGGGACTCTGATGCCGGACGCCGGCGGACAGCTCGTCTTCCGCCCCGGACCGGTTTTCACCTCGCTGTTGTTGGCCGACGAGATCAACCGCGCCACTCCCAAGACTCAGAGCGCCATGCTGGAAGCCATGGCCGAAAAGCAGGTCACCGTGCTGGGCGAGAAGCGTCTTCTGGAACGTCCTTTCATGGTGCTGGCCACCCAAAACCCCATCGACATGGAGGGCACCTACAACCTGCCCGAGGCTCAAGCCGACCGTTTCATGTTCAAGATCCTCATGCCCGTGCCCGGAGCCGGGGTGCTGCGCCGCATCGTGGGCAAACGCGCCGGACGCAATGCCCGCGGGGAGATCATCGTCCCCCTGGGAGAGCCTGAGGAGGAAAAGCCCGCGGCCCTGCCCCGCGATTTGGAGGACTCGCGCCGCAAGTACCAGGAATTGCGGCGTCTCATTCACGACATGGCTCCGCTGCCGGCGCTTGAAGAGCACGTCGCCAACCTTTTCCTGGCCTCCAACCACCGCCTGTCGGAAGCCTCAGGCCTGGACAAGCGGCAAAGCGAACGGCTTGCCAAGCTGGGCCAACTTCTCCTCTACGGACTCGGGCCCCGCGCCGGAATCGACCTCATGCGGGGAGCCAAGGCCTATGCCCTGCTCTTCCGCGAGGGAGCGGAAACCGCCGAGGGCATCGACCTGGTCAAGGTTGCGCGTCCCGCCCTGCGTCATCGGGCCCTGCTCGATCTCGACTGGGACGAGCGCTACCGCCAATTGACCCGCCAGCCAGAAACACGAGAGTCACATCTGCGCGAACGATTGCTGGCCGACTTCATCTACCACGCCGCGCCGTCCACCGCCGGCTACCGCGACACCCTGCGCAGCGACCCCGACCTGCGCCGCTACATCGGAGAGGAACAATGGTAG
- a CDS encoding family 16 glycosylhydrolase, protein MQRINGRSRMWHCLFAVLLMVSSTSSAWGQPCQNLVFSDEFDGTAVDTGKWEFQEGDGCNIGLCGWGNGELQWYKAENATVADGILTITAKMERMRGSRYTSARLRTANRPGGGEWTNGRFEARIKLPEGQGLWPAFWMLPTDPDVGWPSSGEIDIMESTGQASMFASGTIHFGDPFPDNSFTGASILKQPGKWSDDFHVFAIEWDPLEIRWYVDDLLYSVRTPADLGGHSWPFENYAYHFLVNVAVGGTLGGTPDDSIFPRSMLVDYVRVYDRGQPSLSGPHIVGPAASGVSYSVIDENGTGGSYAWTVPAGATLVSGQGTSSITVDFADNGSGAVEVSVDNSCGTADLSLPVFVEPTLTPQFVFDDFESNRNVTYTFVEGSFDPSAPNPSPDSVNSSAVVAQYVREPVPFDVIAMQTADLTDAGLLVSGQEAFFLDVLTTAPAGTLIFLQLEDSSLATPENFPAGRHSRYSANTGPGSGWQRLRFRLDARLDGNVADTQVDSIIILFDSGNSSSDTYYWDNFDLYGMGGGGQDPAASVHVENIATGTQGAGMGQKFGTATVTVRDNNGDPVADVNVTGTFSGTFSETANAVTDANGEAVLQTQSTAGGKVTVNVCVDNLSHATLSYDPSANQVTCQ, encoded by the coding sequence ATGCAACGGATTAACGGACGCAGTCGAATGTGGCACTGCCTTTTTGCGGTTTTGCTGATGGTTTCGAGTACATCCAGCGCCTGGGGACAACCCTGTCAGAATCTGGTTTTCAGCGATGAGTTCGATGGGACCGCGGTAGACACGGGCAAGTGGGAGTTTCAGGAAGGGGACGGCTGCAACATCGGGCTGTGCGGATGGGGAAACGGCGAGCTGCAGTGGTACAAGGCCGAGAACGCCACCGTGGCAGACGGCATCCTCACCATCACCGCCAAAATGGAGCGGATGCGGGGCAGCCGCTACACCTCGGCGCGCCTGCGCACCGCCAACCGGCCCGGCGGCGGCGAATGGACCAACGGACGCTTCGAGGCCCGCATCAAGCTTCCCGAGGGACAGGGGTTGTGGCCGGCCTTCTGGATGCTTCCCACCGATCCCGACGTGGGATGGCCCAGCAGCGGCGAGATCGACATCATGGAATCCACGGGTCAGGCCTCGATGTTCGCCAGCGGCACCATTCATTTCGGCGATCCCTTCCCCGACAACTCCTTCACCGGGGCCAGCATCCTTAAGCAGCCGGGAAAGTGGTCGGACGACTTCCACGTTTTCGCCATCGAGTGGGACCCCTTGGAGATCCGCTGGTATGTGGACGACCTGCTTTACTCAGTCAGGACGCCCGCCGATCTGGGAGGGCACAGTTGGCCCTTCGAGAACTATGCCTACCACTTTCTTGTCAACGTGGCGGTGGGGGGAACCCTGGGAGGAACGCCCGATGACAGCATCTTCCCCCGCAGCATGCTGGTCGATTACGTCAGAGTCTACGACCGGGGGCAGCCCTCCCTGTCGGGGCCCCACATCGTAGGACCCGCCGCCTCAGGCGTAAGCTACAGCGTCATCGACGAGAACGGCACGGGCGGCAGCTACGCCTGGACGGTGCCCGCCGGAGCCACCCTGGTCTCGGGTCAGGGAACCTCCAGCATCACCGTCGATTTCGCCGACAACGGCAGCGGCGCGGTCGAGGTCAGCGTCGACAACAGTTGCGGCACCGCCGACCTGAGCCTGCCGGTCTTCGTGGAGCCCACGCTGACGCCCCAGTTCGTCTTCGACGACTTCGAGTCCAACCGCAACGTGACCTATACCTTCGTGGAAGGCTCTTTCGACCCTTCCGCGCCCAATCCCTCTCCGGATTCGGTCAACAGCAGCGCCGTGGTGGCCCAGTACGTCAGGGAGCCGGTGCCTTTCGACGTGATCGCCATGCAGACCGCGGATTTAACCGACGCGGGACTTTTGGTGAGCGGGCAAGAGGCCTTCTTCTTGGACGTGCTGACAACAGCCCCGGCGGGAACGCTGATCTTCCTGCAGCTTGAGGATTCCTCACTGGCCACGCCGGAGAACTTCCCCGCCGGACGTCATTCCCGCTACTCAGCCAACACCGGGCCCGGCAGCGGCTGGCAGCGCTTGCGCTTCCGGCTGGACGCCCGCCTGGACGGCAATGTGGCCGACACTCAGGTCGACTCCATCATTATCCTCTTCGATTCCGGCAACTCCAGCAGCGACACCTACTACTGGGACAATTTCGACCTCTACGGAATGGGGGGCGGAGGCCAGGATCCGGCCGCAAGCGTACACGTGGAGAACATCGCCACCGGCACGCAGGGAGCCGGAATGGGACAGAAGTTCGGCACGGCTACGGTCACCGTCCGCGACAATAACGGCGATCCGGTGGCCGACGTGAACGTGACCGGGACCTTCAGCGGGACCTTCAGCGAGACCGCCAACGCCGTCACCGACGCCAACGGAGAAGCGGTCTTGCAGACCCAGTCCACTGCCGGCGGGAAGGTGACGGTCAACGTCTGCGTCGACAACCTGAGCCACGCCACCCTCAGCTACGACCCCTCGGCCAACCAGGTCACCTGTCAGTAG
- a CDS encoding MBL fold metallo-hydrolase codes for MLFRQIKDAKLAQYAYLIGCQATGEAIVIDPERDIDRYLQVAEAEDLNIAAVAETHIHADFLSGARELAHRLGARLYLSDEGGEEWRYEWVKLGDRDAVLLKDGDTFRIGKIEFKALHTPGHTPEHLSFVVTDRGGGAGEPMGIATGDFVFVGDMGRPDLLETAAKVEGAMKPSALRLYNSARRFLELPEFLQIWPAHGAGSACGKALGAVPMTTAGYEMRFSPAFEKAREGEDAFVDFILEGQPEPPLYFARMKRDNKNGVPLLSDLPRPRSLTARELGKVAKRKDALIVDARTSRSDFMARHIPGSLYAPLRIFNTAVGSVVEDETTPLYLIIDEDRLEEAVRDLVRIGYDNLPGFADPSTLERYFQGGGQADAIEEVDISALQELRLRADSLVLDVRTGAEFAAGHVPSAHNASYTRLPEYRKDIPADRTLLVHCATGARASVAASYLARLEHRVIYVNGRFESYREKTTDQQDRTVSA; via the coding sequence ATGCTTTTCAGGCAAATCAAAGACGCCAAGCTGGCCCAGTACGCATATCTGATCGGATGCCAAGCCACGGGCGAGGCCATCGTGATCGATCCTGAGCGCGATATCGACCGCTATTTACAGGTCGCCGAGGCCGAGGATCTGAACATCGCCGCGGTGGCCGAAACCCATATCCATGCCGACTTTCTGTCCGGCGCCCGGGAGCTCGCTCATCGCTTGGGCGCAAGGCTTTACCTCTCCGACGAGGGAGGCGAGGAGTGGCGCTATGAGTGGGTCAAGTTGGGCGACCGTGACGCCGTCCTGCTCAAAGACGGAGACACCTTCCGGATCGGCAAGATCGAATTCAAAGCGCTGCATACTCCGGGGCATACGCCCGAGCATCTTTCCTTCGTGGTGACCGACCGTGGAGGCGGTGCCGGGGAGCCCATGGGCATCGCCACCGGCGATTTCGTTTTCGTGGGGGACATGGGCCGTCCCGATCTGCTGGAGACGGCGGCCAAAGTGGAGGGAGCGATGAAGCCGTCGGCCCTCCGGCTCTACAATTCGGCCCGGCGCTTTCTGGAATTGCCCGAGTTCCTCCAGATCTGGCCGGCTCACGGTGCGGGGTCGGCCTGCGGCAAGGCCCTGGGAGCCGTTCCCATGACCACGGCCGGCTACGAGATGCGCTTCAGTCCGGCCTTCGAGAAGGCCAGGGAAGGCGAGGACGCCTTTGTCGACTTCATCCTCGAGGGTCAGCCCGAACCTCCTCTTTATTTCGCCCGCATGAAGCGCGACAACAAGAACGGCGTTCCTCTGCTGAGCGATCTTCCCCGCCCCCGGAGCCTGACGGCCAGAGAACTTGGAAAGGTGGCGAAGCGCAAGGACGCCCTGATCGTGGACGCCCGCACCAGCCGTTCCGATTTTATGGCCCGCCATATCCCCGGCAGCCTCTATGCGCCGCTGAGGATCTTCAATACCGCCGTAGGCTCGGTCGTCGAAGACGAGACGACGCCCCTTTACCTGATTATCGACGAAGACCGGCTGGAAGAAGCCGTACGCGACCTGGTGCGCATCGGCTACGACAATCTGCCCGGATTCGCCGACCCCTCCACCTTGGAACGCTATTTTCAGGGCGGAGGCCAAGCCGACGCAATCGAGGAGGTCGACATCAGTGCCCTACAGGAGTTGCGTCTGCGGGCAGACTCGCTGGTGCTGGACGTCAGAACCGGCGCCGAATTCGCGGCCGGGCACGTGCCATCCGCGCACAACGCCTCTTACACGCGCCTGCCCGAGTATCGAAAGGACATCCCCGCCGACAGGACGCTGCTCGTCCACTGCGCGACCGGCGCCCGGGCTTCGGTGGCGGCGTCTTACCTGGCCCGCCTGGAACACCGCGTCATTTACGTCAACGGTCGCTTCGAAAGTTATCGGGAGAAGACCACAGACCAGCAGGACCGGACCGTGTCGGCTTGA
- the dcd gene encoding dCTP deaminase codes for MILADHEIRKLALEEQMIEPFQDGQVRGGAISYGVSSFGYDMRIAGEFRVFTPNAWNSVVDPKDIDERAMVEYAVDDHILIPPNSYALGRSLEYFKIPDEVLCVVLGKSTYARSGIIVNVTPLEPGWEGHVTIEVSNATSLPAKIYANEGIAQVLFFRGNRPHTTYRDKGGKYQGQTGITLPRMEEP; via the coding sequence ATGATTCTAGCCGACCATGAGATTCGCAAGCTGGCCCTCGAGGAGCAAATGATCGAGCCCTTCCAGGACGGACAGGTGCGGGGCGGCGCCATCAGCTACGGGGTCAGTTCCTTCGGCTACGACATGCGCATCGCCGGCGAGTTCCGCGTCTTCACTCCCAACGCCTGGAATAGCGTGGTCGACCCCAAGGACATCGACGAGCGGGCCATGGTGGAATACGCGGTCGACGACCACATCCTCATCCCGCCCAACTCTTACGCGCTGGGACGCTCGCTGGAATACTTCAAGATCCCCGACGAGGTGCTGTGCGTGGTTCTGGGCAAAAGCACCTACGCCCGTTCAGGAATCATCGTCAACGTGACTCCGCTGGAGCCGGGCTGGGAAGGTCACGTCACCATCGAAGTCAGCAACGCCACTTCCCTTCCTGCCAAGATCTACGCCAACGAAGGCATCGCCCAAGTGCTCTTCTTCCGCGGCAACCGTCCTCACACCACCTACCGCGACAAAGGCGGAAAGTACCAGGGCCAGACCGGCATCACCCTACCCCGCATGGAAGAGCCATAG
- a CDS encoding cupredoxin domain-containing protein, with the protein MSSDKADEADRVIHIVAERFHFIPSQIELTQGEVVELRIRSLDTNHGFFIPDAGVDVVVPKRRRGVARVLFRAQEKGTFPFHCSQACGAGHTLMRGQIVVK; encoded by the coding sequence TTGTCTTCAGACAAGGCCGACGAGGCTGACCGGGTCATTCACATCGTGGCCGAGCGTTTCCACTTCATTCCCTCGCAAATCGAGCTTACTCAAGGCGAAGTGGTGGAATTGCGCATCCGCAGCCTGGATACCAATCATGGCTTTTTCATCCCCGACGCGGGCGTTGACGTCGTCGTGCCCAAGCGGAGAAGGGGAGTGGCCCGCGTCCTCTTCCGAGCCCAGGAAAAAGGAACCTTTCCTTTTCACTGTTCGCAAGCCTGCGGCGCCGGACATACGTTGATGCGCGGACAGATTGTGGTGAAGTAA
- a CDS encoding DUF58 domain-containing protein has translation MAIERSNPLTAALLERYRLRARKLLRPGMVGAHQTRRKGQSLEFREFQRYARGDDIRHVDWRASARFGGKHDLLVRSFAAEEQLTLVVSLDTRPSMLLPEALPKLQAALWTAQALGTIALRSSDRVVLHRLFGPAAGSAAELAGTASVTALAPALKRLARPLSGQDEELPANLSLLGRLLPPAGVWVILTDLYFDSEATARQLGHKIAAAQDGLRWVILIDLDSWPHEKALLGRGARRIEGLRRRQDDPRVELDESTLRQVEERIRSGKQRLRNHLRRSGLDWLHWAYPAQERFDAESFFRACFLDDPVLERLFMREAK, from the coding sequence ATGGCAATAGAACGTTCCAACCCGCTGACGGCGGCGCTCTTGGAACGCTACCGTCTGCGGGCCCGCAAGCTGCTGCGTCCGGGCATGGTCGGAGCCCACCAGACGCGGCGCAAGGGGCAGAGCCTGGAGTTCCGCGAGTTTCAGCGCTACGCCCGGGGCGACGACATCCGCCACGTCGACTGGCGGGCCTCGGCCCGTTTCGGAGGCAAGCACGACCTGCTGGTACGCAGCTTCGCCGCCGAGGAGCAATTGACGCTGGTCGTTTCCCTGGACACGCGCCCCAGCATGCTGCTGCCCGAGGCACTTCCCAAGCTCCAGGCCGCCCTGTGGACGGCCCAAGCCCTGGGAACCATCGCTTTGCGCTCCTCAGACCGGGTGGTCCTGCACCGGCTCTTCGGACCCGCCGCGGGAAGCGCCGCCGAGCTGGCGGGCACGGCTTCAGTCACGGCTCTGGCGCCCGCCCTCAAGCGCCTGGCGCGTCCGCTGTCGGGGCAGGACGAAGAACTGCCTGCCAATCTCAGCCTGCTGGGACGCCTGCTCCCTCCGGCCGGAGTGTGGGTCATTCTCACCGACCTTTACTTTGACTCCGAGGCGACGGCGCGCCAATTGGGACACAAGATCGCCGCCGCTCAAGACGGCTTGCGCTGGGTCATCCTCATCGACCTCGACTCCTGGCCTCACGAAAAGGCGCTGCTGGGAAGGGGAGCGCGGCGCATCGAAGGGCTGCGCAGGCGCCAGGACGATCCGCGGGTGGAGCTTGACGAATCGACCTTGAGACAAGTGGAAGAGCGCATCCGATCGGGCAAGCAGCGCCTGCGCAACCACCTGCGCCGCAGCGGGCTCGACTGGCTGCACTGGGCCTATCCCGCTCAAGAGCGCTTCGACGCAGAATCGTTTTTTCGCGCCTGCTTTCTCGATGATCCCGTGCTGGAACGGCTGTTTATGCGGGAGGCGAAGTGA